The following are from one region of the Salvia splendens isolate huo1 chromosome 2, SspV2, whole genome shotgun sequence genome:
- the LOC121760312 gene encoding fructose-1,6-bisphosphatase, cytosolic-like, whose product MDHEADAHRTDLMTITRYVLNEQSKHPESRGDFTILLSHIVLGCKFVCTAVNKAGLAKLIGLAGETNVQGEEQKKLDVLSNEVFIKALVSSGRTCILVSEEDEEATFVEPALRGKYCVVFDPLDGSSNIDCGVSIGTIFGIYAIKDGVDPKIEDVLQPGKNMVAAGYCMYGSSCTLVLSTGKGVNGFTLDPSLGEFILTHPDIKIPKKGKIYSVNEGNAKNWDAATAKYVEKCKYPQDGSPAKSLRYIGSMVADVHRTLLYGGIFLYPADKKSPNGKLRVLYEVFPMSYLMEQAGGQAFTGKQRALDLLPTKIHERSPIFLGSYDDVEVIKALYADEGKK is encoded by the exons ATGGATCACGAGGCGGATGCTCACCGGACGGATTTGATGACCATAACGCGCTATGTTTTGAACGAGCAGTCCAAACACCCGGAATCGCGCGGAGACTTCACCATCTTGCTCAGTCATATTGTTCTCGGCTGCAAGTTCGTTTGCACTGCGGTTAACAAG GCTGGTTTGGCCAAGCTCATAGGACTTGCCGGAGAGACGAATGTACAG GGCGAAGAACAGAAGAAACTGGATGTGCTCTCGAATGAAGTCTTTATCAAGGCGTTAGTCAGCAGTGGCCGAACT TGCATCCTTGTCTCTGAGGAGGATGAAGAGGCAACATTTGTGGAACCAGCCCTGCGTGGAAA GTACTGTGTTGTGTTCGACCCATTGGATGGATCATCCAACATCGACTGTGGTGTTTCAATTGGAACT ATCTTTGGCATTTATGCAATCAAAGACGGAGTTGACCCAAAGATAGAAGATGTCTTGCAGCCTGGGAAGAATATGGTAGCTGCGGGATACTGCATGTACGGAAGCTCTTGCACG CTTGTTCTTAGTACTGGAAAGGGAGTTAACGGGTTCACACTCGATCCATCTCTTGGAGAATTCATATTGACTCACCCAGATATTAAG ATTCCCAAGAAAGGAAAAATTTATTCTGTCAACGAAGGAAATGCCAAGAACTGGGATGCAGCAACAGCAAA GTATGTGGAAAAATGCAAATATCCCCAAGATGGATCGCCAGCAAAATCTCTGAGATACATTGGAAG CATGGTAGCTGATGTCCACCGCACTTTGCTCTATGGTGGCATCTTTTTGTACCCAGCTGATAAGAAAAGCCCAAATGGCAAACTACG GGTACTCTACGAAGTCTTCCCTATGTCATATCTGATGGAACAAGCCGGTGGACAAGCATTTACAGGGAAACAACGG GCTCTCGACTTGCTTCCTACGAAGATACACGAACGTTCACCGATATTCCTAGGTAGCTATGACGATGTTGAGGTGATCAAAGCATTGTACGCTGATGAAGGGAAAAAATAA